From Terriglobia bacterium, one genomic window encodes:
- a CDS encoding cytochrome b/b6 domain-containing protein codes for MSQWPQTYNYGAQLFHWASAVLVIGMIPLGFLMQQVEGAAKLPLYRAHALAGSLLLLLTVARIAWVLTHDSPEPLPVSRLHYLGMKGIHILLYAVLLIMAASGLAMMALSNLPDVLKGVATTFPDLSKLAARKLHGAGARMYIALLATHVAGVIRYQFAEGDIFSRMGITLFGGRVYRKDKESRGATTPV; via the coding sequence ATGAGCCAATGGCCACAAACTTATAACTATGGCGCCCAGCTATTTCATTGGGCAAGCGCAGTGTTAGTTATAGGGATGATTCCTCTAGGTTTCCTCATGCAACAAGTCGAGGGGGCGGCAAAGCTTCCATTATATCGAGCTCACGCGCTTGCAGGTTCGCTTCTTTTGCTGCTGACGGTCGCACGGATCGCCTGGGTGCTGACGCACGACTCTCCCGAGCCTCTTCCGGTGTCACGCCTGCATTATCTCGGGATGAAGGGCATTCACATACTGCTTTATGCGGTCCTCCTCATCATGGCCGCGAGCGGTCTGGCCATGATGGCTCTTAGCAACCTTCCCGATGTGCTGAAGGGGGTCGCAACCACGTTCCCCGACCTGTCTAAGCTTGCCGCGCGCAAGCTGCATGGAGCGGGGGCACGCATGTACATTGCGCTTCTGGCCACCCATGTGGCAGGCGTCATCAGGTATCAATTCGCCGAGGGCGATATTTTTTCGCGGATGGGCATCACGCTGTTCGGCGGGCGTGTGTACCGTAAGGACAAAGAAAGTCGGGGAGCAACGACGCCAGTGTAG